The Eleutherodactylus coqui strain aEleCoq1 chromosome 13, aEleCoq1.hap1, whole genome shotgun sequence genome includes a window with the following:
- the EMILIN3 gene encoding EMILIN-3 has protein sequence MEDRMLRILLLVAFSMCFNGLLCPVDAKGTYYPPPASGRFIHSLYTSGSQPQTYGKPITKHRNYCVYVVEKNVTCTMQDGTEPYIKAEYLKCSWGPKCPGTVMYRTLFRPKYRIGYKIVTELQWRCCPGHSGDSCQDGPPVQSGYLPPYVGPKASLPGSKLFPPPKTPPTYSKLQPETLPDPPAPPKKTGYGRKVSPVFGERLDRLEGEVRRLSQAYDSLQGMVSGLGDSLRVAIQEDTNKMIGSLVSGPSSSSQSSVGFGMIPDALAEAPHVPADLSGKVAEVSEMLRSKSELLEEVNGMVMGHEAQLQHLLEAARPSPLTSTDLLEQYLEGKLAEAQAKLLDGLEAQLQKIQGSCDLKVQEVQRQCQDAEQAAGHRMQQEIDGREVAMRREILGLTARVQGMSEAEGCCGRLEDLVRRVEELERGMRQLTEDHHTLTQKVDVELTRLMLEPQVGVRLDEVESRLNYTEEGVRRCCQEGEERGHFLNELDGVRASVDDKVRVLEERLLTAVGELTNASAPLALDGAVIPLLDAHFSGLRKEGLENLEGIQTRLAAVEELCAAGCSTSVGESLIEIHSELSQCQKQNQDVERQLGHLNNTILSIKRQLERQKEEALQGEITLLQVNLRTVGRSLHGLEETVNKYADAVVQVNSTAEERGHRLNEELLTVQGQVDGHGSDIRTSRSQLLGLRGDMERVKARLAGQLGTCQSLAHELHGEMSKFEHRVAELEGSCGAQETSLVGYLDQVNSTLASHERGLEILRQELSKINHQAPSLELPPTTQKHPGRK, from the exons GAATTATTGCGTATACGTCGTGGAGAAGAATGTGACGTGCACTATGCAGGATGGCACCGAACCGTACATCAAAGCGGAGTACCTCAAGTGCAGCTGGGGTCCCAAGTGTCCAGGAACTGTAAT GTATAGGACTCTCTTCAGACCCAAGTACAGGATTGGATACAAGATAGTGACCGAACTACAGTGGCGCTGTTGTCCAGGACATTCAGGGGACTCCTGCCAAGATGGACCTCCTGTCCAGTCGGGCTACCTTCCACCTTACGTGGGACCTAAAGCTTCTCTTCCGGGGTCGAAGCTGTTCCCTCCGCCCAAGACACCACCTACTTATTCCAAATTGCAGCCAGAAACTCTTCCTGACCCACCTGCACCCCCAAAGAAGACTGGCTATG GACGAAAAGTGTCGCCTGTTTTTGGAGAACGTTTGGACCGCTTGGAAGGAGAGGTCAGACGCCTCTCTCAGGCTTATGACAGCTTACAGGGAATGGTGAGCGGTCTGGGAGACTCTCTACGCGTGGCCATCCAGGAGGACACCAACAAAATGATTGGCTCGCTCGTAAGTGGGCCCAGTTCTTCCTCACAATCTTCCGTTGGCTTTGGAATGATTCCTGATGCTTTGGCCGAGGCTCCACATGTCCCTGCAGACTTGTCTGGGAAAGTAGCTGAGGTGAGTGAGATGCTTCGTTCCAAATCCGAGCTTCTGGAAGAGGTAAATGGGATGGTTATGGGGCATGAAGCACAGCTCCAGCATCTACTAGAAGCTGCAAGACCGTCTCCACTTACATCCACTGACTTGTTAGAGCAATATTTGGAAGGAAAGTTGGCTGAGGCTCAGGCAAAGCTGCTGGATGGACTAGAGGCTCAGCTACAGAAGATCCAAGGTAGCTGTGATTTGAAAGTACAAGAAGTGCAAAGACAATGCCAAGACGCTGAGCAGGCAGCAGGTCATAGAATGCAGCAGGAAATAGATGGGCGAGAAGTAGCAATGAGAAGAGAGATATTAGGATTAACTGCCAGAGTACAGGGAATGAGTGAAGCTGAAGGCTGCTGTGGGCGCCTGGAAGACCTCGTCAGACGTGTAGAGGAACTAGAACGTGGCATGCGTCAGCTAACTGAAGATCACCATACCCTAACCCAGAAAGTGGATGTAGAACTCACAAGGCTTATGCTGGAACCACAAGTTGGAGTAAGGTTAGATGAAGTAGAGAGCAGACTCAACTATACCGAAGAAGGTGTTAGGAGATGTTGtcaagaaggagaagaaagaggcCACTTTTTAAATGAGCTGGATGGGGTAAGGGCCTCGGTGGATGACAAAGTTAGAGTCTTGGAAGAGAGGCTGCTGACGGCTGTTGGAGAGCTCACCAATGCGTCGGCTCCACTGGCGCTAGATGGAGCAGTGATACCACTGTTGGATGCCCATTTTTCAGGGTTAAGGAAAGAGGGTCTTGAAAATTTGGAAGGTATACAGACTCGACTTGCTGCTGTGGAAGAATTGTGTGCTGCTGGGTGCTCCACATCAGTAGGAGAATCTCTCATTGAGATTCACAGTGAGCTTTCACAATGCCAAAAGCAGAACCAGGATGTCGAAAGACAGCTAGGTCACCTCAATAACACCATTTTGAGCATCAAGAGGCAACTTGAAAGACAAAAGGAAGAAGCATTACAAGGTGAAATCACGCTACTGCAAGTTAACTTGAGAACTGTTGGGCGCTCCTTGCATGGTTTGGAGGAGACAGTAAATAAATATGCTGATGCTGTAGTCCAAGTCAACTCAACTGCAGAGGAACGTGGACACCGGCTAAATGAGGAACTGCTTACTGTTCAAGGCCAAGTAGATGGTCATGGTTCTGATATCCGCACCAGCCGATCACAGCTTTTAGGGTTGCGGGGGGACATGGAAAGGGTGAAAGCACGGCTTGCAGGACAACTCGGAACTTGTCAGTCTTTGGCTCATGAACTTCATGGGGAGATGTCCAAGTTTGAACATAGggtggcagagttggaagggtctTGTGGTGCTCAAGAAACAAGTTTAGTTGGCTATCTGGACCAGGTTAACAGCACACTAGCATCTCATGAGCGGGGGCTGGAAATCCTTAGACAGGAGCTGAGTAAAATTAACCATCAGGCACCAAGCCTGGAACTGCCACCCACCACACAAAAACATCCAGGAAGAAAATAG